The Microcoleus sp. FACHB-672 region TAAATCATTAGCAATTCAGCAACGCCTAGATTTTTACGGAAATTTTAAATACTAGCATTCCAGTAACTTTACGGAAATAGAGATGATTTCATACAGAGAACAACTGGCAAAAATTGGATATTCAACGAGCCAATCTGTGTTATACCGAGATTTCTTCTTGGCTCCAAGCAGTCTTCGAGAAATCATGAGGTCAATGGACTTCCCGAATAAATTTTGGGAAGAGATTCCGGGAGATGAACTTGATCAAAATTGGACAAATGAGGTACAAGGCTGCGCCTTTGCACATAATCGTTGGTTCTTTACTTCTAATGCAGAAGGAAAGCGATTGCATGTATTTGACGGTCCAACCGGGCAGAAAATTAAGAGTTGGTCACTAGATAATCTCCCACCACCCGAACCCCCGTTGCCTGGTTTTTCTATTTATCATGTTGGTGCCATTATTATCAACGGCAATCAAATCTACATTGATCACTGGTGTGATGCTGGTGGACAAATCCTAGTTTTTGAAGGTGATGGAGCAACTCTGAACTTCTCAAAATGGATTCCCTTAAAAAATCCTAATGGAAGAGTAGGCATGATCGCAATAGACTTTACGAACCGCAGAGTCATCACTTCACTTGGAAAGATAAATATCGACCAGGTATATCTTCATGATCTCGATACAGGTGAGTTCCTTAACAAAACACTCACATTGAATCCGGGGATAACTGATGGTTGCTATGCTCAAGGAGGTTTCTTGTCACCCAACAACCATTTGTACATATCCTCCGGTCAGGGTGGCATACTCGACTCTAGCAAGGGGTATCAGTATATTTACTGCTACTCACTTCTAAACGGTAAGCTAATGAATTCGATTCCGGTTCGTTCAGCGGCAGGAAGACAGGAGCTTCAAGGCTGCTGTTATGCAAATATTACGCGTGAAGGCAAGAATGTTTTCATCCATGCTGTACTACTAGAGAACGAACCCGGAGCGAAGGATGATATTTTTCTGAAATCCTTTACTGCCGATCTTCCTGAGTTGATCTAAAAAGGATGGCTCATATTCACTTTTGGTGAAGGAGGTCAAGAAACTGCGTACAGAGGTTGACTCTTTGAATGCAAAAGTCAAAGCTTTAGAGGCAACCCAGAAAAAGTAGATTAAACCTGCTATAAAAATAGGAGCTGAAACAACACTAAATCGCTTCTATCCTATTTCCATCCTCAGTTGTGACTATGTTCTGTTTACATTTAGCAGAATGAAGACAGTAGTGATAATTGACAATCTAGGTTCTGGAGCGGATGACCTTTATTTCAAGCACTATAAGGTTGTTCATTCTGAAGATAAAGACAAGATTTAGCAGGGAGCAGCATCCTAATACCATGAATTTAACTATCAATAGGAGGAAGAAATGACTGAAGTTCATCTATCAAAAATAATGAAAGACCTGGGGATCACCTCTGTACGAGAGCTTTTTAATAGAACAGGATCTTCCGAGCAATCCGTCTTCAAACAAGCACAGATAGCAGCTATCGACTCACTTTACCTCAAAAATAAAAGTTTTAGAGGCTCTTTAGGTTTTCCTCTTAATGAAGTTCAGTTTAATGATAATGAACGGACTGCTGAGCGTAGATATGCTGGGGGAACATTAAAATTTCAATTACATGGACCCCAATGTAAGGAAGAAATAGTAGTTCGTGTGCGATTCGTTGGCTTTCATTGCAAGTCAGAGTCGGAGTGGGACCAAGGCTCAAACTCAGATGAACCTTATTTCATAATTGGAGTTGCTGGGTCAAACGGATCGAATACTGTAGGCTTTGGTCCTTATGAAGATGTAGATGGTGGCGAAAATGGATTTGAAGCATCATATATCGTAGACACGGTGCATAAAATTAAGCCACCAATAGTTCTTGGTGTTACTGCATGGGAATACGATTACGGAACACCCGAGGAAGCAGAAGGCAAGGTTAGAAAAGTCTTTGAAGAAATTGAAAAGAAATTTGAACAAGCACTTGGTCTTGTTGGTGAATCAGGAGACAGTCATGTCATGCCAGAATGGGCGCGAGAAATATATATAGGCTGGCTACCAGAGGGAATTGCTGCGGTATTTGGATTGGGCGACGATAAGGTGGGTTATAAGGCAAGAGTATTCTTTGACTATAAGCCAGACCTCCTAGAATGGGGTGCGCCAAAAGTTATAGGGAAGCATGGAGACAATGAGTACAACGTTGTTATCAATGTTGATGGTGGTGACCAGGGTAACTATGACCTTTACTTTCTAGTCGATCTTTTCCGGATAGAAGAATGTATCTTGCCTCATAAGGAATAGAGTTAAGGGTAGCTCGAAAAATACAAATCTTATTGAGAAGTGCACCGAAACTTCAATAATTTCAAGTACTAAAATTCGCAATAAGTCAATTAATCGAGTTGCCCTTAACGGGACTTAAACAAAAATCAAGCCCAAATCAAGTCCAAAGCCGCTTTGTGAGCCACTCCACAAATCGGAAAGACATGGCTGTGCGGAATGCCTCTAATGCCTCTATAAAAGTGTTTAAAGGTTTGTTTGCCCAACGCCTTCTTAAGCCTCCCGTTAAGGTGGGCCATAAGATAAATGTGTAGGCGCAAAACACCAGCGTGAAATGCCTGATTAGGCTTCTAGAATCTCTAACTTGATATTGATACCAAATCCGGTTTATTTAAGATACTAATAACTTGTCGTATTTAAGCCAATGATAATTCGTTAAATTTTTGATTTCCTCTCTAATCTGTTCCTGAAGAACGCAACATCTTTTGGCTAACACCTCTTCCAACTCTTCAATACTTTCAAAGTGTTGGTTGACCAGCGGCTCATCTACTAATGGCCATAACCTTTCTGCTGGTTGTAATTCCGGTGAGTAGGGGGGCAAAAATTCTGTCACAATTCCTATTGGTAATTTGACTTTTTTACTCTAATGCCATCCCGCTCTATCCTGCACTAAAAGTATTATTTTCTCGGTTGAAGCTCCGACTTCCTGTGCAAAGGTTTCCCAGACTAGGTTTAACCATTTTGTATTGACTCTTGGAATTAAATACCAATATGTTCTTCCGCTTTTTGGCTCCACGAATCCATATACATATACCCATTCATATCGATGCTCTACCACGGCTTTCGATCTTGACCCTACCAAAGCCCATACCTTTCTCAGTATTGGTTTCAACCCGACTCTATGTTCGTCAAAGAACCAAACTTCTATTTCCACTTTGTCGATGCTTTTGGTTTTTCTTCCGTTGGTTCTTGACTCCTTCTGCTCCTAGTTCGTTATAGTTCTTGACAATCTTTTTTGCATATTGATAGCCTAATCCTACGGCTCTTGCACTATTTTTTATCGTCCATCCCAAGGCGACTTTCCATAGCACGTGCCACCTCCTTGCTTCTACTGGGTCTTGGCTCATGAGATAGTTTTGTTTGAGTTCACTCACATCCAAATGATTCACTAGGTTGGCTTGTTTGGGCATCGGTTTTGACTGCCTTTTTCTTGCAATTATATATGTACCTTATAATAACCGGATTTGGTATGAAACATCGCCTACAAGAAATTCTGATAGGGGTTGAGGAACATTGGGCAGGAATTTCCTAAGGGATTGATGTGTGGAATAATTGGATGCCAAAGAATCCTGTAGCGAAAACAGCAGTAAAGCCAAGCTGACTAAGACAAACCGCAACGATGCCTATTTACGTGATTGAAATACCAAATCGGCAGAGTTTGACAATTGGAAAATCGAGGGAATTTCTGCCACGAATTGAAAATTATATGAAGCAAAGCAGTCGAATCTGAAGAGAGCGCTACTACTTAAGGTGAACCGGCAATGGCAGGGGATAATCAGAGAGTGTCTCAGTTGACGTATCTGCTGCTCAAACCAGAAAAACTTTCTGATGTCATCAAAGCGTTCTGTTTCGCACTGCCCCTAATTCTAACTTGTCTTTTCCCAGCCGGCGCAAAGCAATTTTAACAACCAGATAAATAGGAGAAATATATTTCAATTATTAATATAAATTTATTGCTCTGTCTTGCTGAAATTATCATAATTGCCTGATGAATCTTTCTAAACCCCGCTCTGGATATACGCTGCCGGTGTTTGCTTGCGCGGCTGCCCTCGCTGCATTACACCGGCTTAAAAACGCTTTGCAACCGATCCCGTCAGTATCAGTCGATTTAATTGAGCCGGCTGAAACAGTAGAAATTTCGATTGAACAGGTTGCCGGTATTAAAGAAGGCATGGCCTTAGCTATTACCCGCAGCGATCCCGGAGATAATCTTGACTTAACACGCAACACGCCGATTTGGGCAATGGTTGAATTCCAAAACCGGCAGAACTCTTCTCAACAAAATCTTAGTGATTCCGAATCACAAATCACTATCCAAGGAGGCGAAGGAATTGGCAGGCAAATGAACGCTAATGAGCAACCGGCAATTTATGCCTATGCGCGGCGTTTGCTACAAGAAAACCTGAGCCGGCATTTGCAAGCCGAGGAAAAAATTACCGTCACGATTATTTTGCCAGAAGGCCGGCAGCTTGCCACCCGCACCTCAAATGAAGCCTTTGGCGTAATCGAAGGACTCTCGCTGCTGGGAACCTCCGCTATCTCTCAACCTTTAAGTGCTCCCGGACAACTTGATGCCTACTGCGAAGAACTGCGACAAAAAGCTGGCAATTTTAATGAGTTAGTGCTCTGTGTCGGAGAAAATGGATTAGATTTAGCCAAGAACTTAGGCGTTAATCCAGAACAACTGGTGAAGACGGCCAACTGGTTAGGGCCAATTCTAGCGGTTGCCGGCACAGTGGGACTGCAATCGCTCTTATTATTTGGCTATCACGGCAAACTGATTAAACTAGCCGGTGGAATCTTTCATACCCACCACCACTTAGCTGACGGACGCCTAGAGATTCTTTGCGCTCATTGTGGGAATTTAGGATTGCCGGCGCAGGATTTACAAGCAATTTTTAAGTGTGCCACCGCAGAAGACGCGCTGCAATATCTCCGCACGTTGGATCAAGCTGCCGGCACTGATTGGGTCAGCTTAGTTTATCGCGCAATTGCCCAAAAAATTGACCAGCGTTCACAGAATTACATCCGCAATCATACAGAAGCCGGCGTTCTCGTCGGTTCCGTTATGTTTGATCGCAAACGTCAAATCATTGTTAAAAGCGATTTAGGTGCTTCATTACTAGCAAAATTTTGTTAGTGTAGTTTAAATCCATAGAATGAACTCTATAGATAAGCAATTCACAAGATGCCATCAGCCTTAAGTATTCATGGCTAAATGCCGGCAAGCGAAGGGTTGATTGCTGATTGTTGATTCCATCCAAAATCCACGCATCTAAAGTCTAAAATCAGCATGACCCTGCATACACAAACCCAAGAACCCTCAGAGGCGCTCTCTTCAGGAGAGATGGAAGAAGAAGCGTTTGTAAATCGCCAGATGCTCGTAATTCTGGACTTTGGTTCTCAGTATTCGGAATTAATCGCCCGCCGCATTCGGGAGACGCAAGTTTATTCAGAAGTTTTATCTTACCGCACCACCGCTGAACAGTTGCGCCGGTTGAATCCTAAAGGAATTATTCTTTCTGGGGGACCAAGTTCTGTTTATGATGCCGGTGCCCCCCATTGTGACCCAGAAATTTGGAATTTGGGCGTGCCGGTGCTTGGTGTCTGCTACGGAATGCAATTAATGGTGCAGCAGTTAGGCGGCGAAGTTGAGCGTGCCAAACGAGCTGAATATGGAAAAGCCTCCTTATTAATTGACGATCCCACAGATTTACTAACCAATGTGGATGATGGCACCACCATGTGGATGAGTCATGGAGATTCTGTGACAAAACTGCCAGATGGGTTCAAAGTGCTCGCTCACACCGGCAATACATCCTGTGCTGCCGTCGCCCACCATGATCAAAAGTTTTACGGCGTGCAGTTCCATCCAGAGGTGGTACATTCCATTGGCGGTTTGGCTTTAATTCGCAACTTTGTTTATCATATCTGCGAGTGCGAACCGACTTGGACAACAGAAGCGTTTGTTGAAGAAGCCATTCGAGAAATTCAGGCAAAAGTAGGCGATAAACGAGTGCTGCTGGCGCTATCGGGAGGCGTTGATTCATCCACCCTGGCTTTCTTGCTGCACCGGGCAATTGGAGATCAGCTCACTTGTATGTTCATCGATCAAGGCTTTATGCGTAAGTATGAGCCAGAACGGTTGGTGAAGCTGTTCAAAGAGCAATTTCACATTGATGTAGAGTATGTGAATGCCCGTGAGCGTTTCCTTTCACAAATTGCCGGTGTCACCGATCCAGAGAAAAAACGCAAGATAATTGGGCACGAATTTATTCAGGTATTTGAAGAAGAGTCTAAACGCCTCGGCCCTTTTGATTATTTGGCACAAGGCACTCTGTATCCAGATGTGATTGAGTCTGCTGATACGAACGTTGATCCCAAAACGGGCGAACGAGTCGCGGTGAAAATTAAGAGTCATCACAATGTCGGCGGTTTGCCAAAAGATTTGCGCTTTAAATTAGTTGAACCGCTGCGGAAACTGTTTAAGGATGAAGTACGGAAAGTTGGGCGATCAATTGGCTTACCCGAAGAAATTGTGCGCCGGCATCCTTTCCCCGGCCCAGGTTTAGCCATTCGCATTTTGGGTGAAGTGACGGCGGAACGGTTAAATATTTTGCGAGATGCAGATTACGTTGTCCGCCAAGAAATTAATCAGCGGGGATTGTATCACGAATTCTGGCAGGCTTTTGCGGTGCTGTTACCAATTCGCAGTGTCGGTGTTATGGGCGATCAGCGCACCTATGCTTACCCAATCGTTTTGCGATTAATTTCTAGTGAAGATGGCATGACGGCTGACTGGTCACGTGTGCCTTACGATCTACTGGAAACGCTTTCTAACCGAATTGTTAATGAGGTTAAAGGCGTAAACCGCGTGGTTTACGATATTACTTCTAAGCCGCCTGGAACCATCGAATGGGAGTAGAGGGCGAGAGGTAGAAACCCAACCCAACCTCCGCATCTCAACAGCAGATGTAGGTTGGGTTGATTACCCTCCGTTTCACTTCCCCCAACTCAATCTCCGCATCTCAACAGGAAAACTTAGCGGAGTCGCAGCTGATGTCTATCCCTTCTTCTGATCTCGCTGTCTCTGCCTTGATATAAGTTTGGATTGAAACGCAGAAGTCTTGCTTGAGAGAAGGGGCTACCGGCACGGCTGAGCCGGTTAAAGTCGAATTAATGATTAGGAAGTTTGCTCTTAACCTTCCTATTAACTTTTGTGGAAAACTACCCATAAATCTGTGGAAAACTACCCCTTTCTGTGGAAAACTTTGGGGAATTTTCCTCAACTGTCGGCAACTAATTTGTCTCAGATTCAGATTTGTAGGTGATATTTTCAGACTGGTAAGCCGGCGGCTCGATATGAATCATAACTCGCACCGGGTTGTAGCGTTCTTGCAGGCGAGTTTCTACTTCTTCTGTGATTTGGTGAGCGGTTTCCACATCCTCGGCATCTACAATCATGTGCATTTCAATAAACACCTGCCGGCCTACAATGCCACGAGAAGCAATTTCGTGACAGTTAATCACTCCCGGTACTTGGATCACCATTGCATGAATGGCTTCAGGGGCAATTGCCATTTCATCAACCAGCCAGGGTAAATTGTCTTTAATCACTTGCCAGCCACTGCGAAATACTAACAGCGCGACCGGAAACGCCAGCAGAATATCGAGCCACATTAGCCCCTGCCAGACGCCGATTAAACCGGCAATAACGAGAATTGTCACCCAAACATCACTCATGGTGTGTTTGGCGTCTGCAATCAAAATACTGCTGCCAATGCGCTGCCCGACATTGCGCTCATAATAGGTGACAAAAATATTGATGCCTAGCACAAGTAACAGCAACCACAGTTCTGAGGGAGAAATGTTCACCGGCTTGCCCCCGTTGAGCAGCCGGTCAACTCCCCCTTTTAAAATTTCAAAGCAGGCAATGCCTAGAAATGCGGCAATTCCTAGTGCTCCCACAGCGTCAAATTTCTGATGTCCGTAAGGGTGATCCCGATCTGGGTGGGGAGAGGCTAGTTGGTTGGTCACCAGTCCTAATATATTGTTGGCGCTGTCGGTGACACTATGCAGAGCATCGGCTAGTAAGCTAAGAGAGCCGGTGAGGAATCCCACCCCTGCTTTGATCACCAACACGACTAAATTCAGCAGCAGGGTAATGAGCAAAACTTGGCGAACTTTCGCGCGGTTATCTAGTAACATAAATTTGTCTAATTCACTATTAAGTTCTATGTCATTTAGTTTAGAGCTTAATAGTTAAAAAGGCTTCAATTTGTTGTGGGGCAAGGCTTTTAATGTTTATAAGTTGCAGATAGAGAGAGATTTAACTGACACAATTAATCAATTGCGCTCACCGGCTTCCCAAAAATTTCAAAAATGCTTTCCCTAATGTGACGCTATCTTTTAGCATTAAGAGCAGGATGTTAAATTTGATAGCCCATGTCTGTTTCCCAACTAAAACTGAATCTCATTGAAGGTTCTGTCTCCTTTAGCTTTAGCCCCCAAGCGGCGCGAGAGTTGCAAGGGGCACTGGCAGAATTGATGGTTAAACTCAGAGCTGTGGCAAATAAAACAGCCGTGGGGGGTGGCGGTAAACCTAGCCCTCAGAAACCGATGGAATACCAGCACACCGGCGAGGTGTTTTTAGAAATTTTCTGCAACCCGAACATTTGGCCCAGTCCATTTGCTGCGAAAGTTTTAATTACGCTGCGCGATGAGCGTATTCGCTTGACGACTGAAGCTGAACTAACTCGCACCCTTGAGGATGTTAACCAGTTTTTGGAACAAGTAGGTTAAATCTTCAGCACGCGTCAAGGATCGAGGGATGGGGATGTGCCGGCACCCTTGGACACCACTAACGCCAGTGAGTAGCCGAGGCGACATCATTAGCTGTATTGTGTTCCAATCGTTTTGAAGCGATTTTTAACGAATGAACCCAGATAATTTAACTGATTTACTGCAAAAAGGATTTCGCGTCACCTTGGGCGCTACAAGTGCCTTCGTTGAAAGTCTGCAAGACTCCGAAAAACGCGATGAAAATCTTTCTAAGATGCAATCAGATTTCGGTAAACTAACGGAGGAGTGGGCGGACAAAGGCGCGGTGACTGAGCTGGAAGCCCGAAACTTCGTGGATACTCTCTGGACTCAACAGGCTCAATCGGCAAACAGCGAAACAACGGCGGCAGGAGATGCCACCGTTACGACAAGCGCCGAGTCGGTTGCCGATCCTGATGTTCAGGCAGATGTTGAAGCGCTAACGGCACAACTTGCGGCGCTTCGAGCTGAGCTGGAGAATCTCAAGTCTTCAGACTCTAACGGGTGAAGGGTGCCGGTTGCCAGAGTGTAACCTTAAATCCCCTTAAAAACATAAAGTGCTCGTTAGGTATCCAATCGAGCACTCACAATGCCTATATTACGGGCGGTTTTTCAACCGACAAACAAGTCTTTGAGGCACCGCAGCGCCGATTTAATAATTTAATCGTTGTCCCAGACTTCACGACCCATGAGGTCGCCAATCCGGTCTCTTAGTAAGAAGTTGCATCTTTCTAACTCGTTTTCTACGCAGGCCCACTCACGCGCCGGTATATACTGACACAGACTGTAAATGGGTTGCTGGCGGCTAACGATGCCTTTACTCACGAGCTGCCGAGCTTCATCTTTTATGACATCGATGGAGTATCGAACGGTAGACAAATTCATATTAATCCTTTCAATCTTGATTTACAAACTAGCCGGGGTAGACCGTGAAAACCACTAAGGGGAGATGAAATATCTCGTAACAGGAGGTAAAACTCCCTACTTGATATATTAAACGTAAATTTGTATCTAGGTATACTGAATCCTTTCTATTGTCACGCTAAGTCCCCCGGAATTAGGTTAAATAATTATTAAGAATTTCCCAGATCTGAAGTTGGGTAAGCGGGCTGATGTGGTTGTATCCCTTACAATACCGTCATTCTGCCGCTGCCTGAAGCGTTGATAAAATTTTCGCTTTGGTAGAGCTGGGTGTTCCTCCTGCCGCTAGGCATGAATCGACAAGCTTTTCCCACTGCCGGTCAACGCTAAGGATTATGTAAATTACAAAGATTTGAATGTCGTCTCCGCCAGATCAGAAAGTTTGGGAGAGAGAAAAGGAAGTACCAAACAAGGTTTCTAGCGCGAGTGCTTGGGCGGGAAGCGTTTGTCCGTAGGAAAACACGTAAGTTATTTCTTTCGGTAGATCCGCTGAGAGCTGCTTTAATACATAAGGACTACCGTAAACCACTAATGCCTGTAGTTCCCCAGTTTTTAATAATTTTTTAAACCAAGCGAGTGCTGCCTCACTTACCTGGGCGCT contains the following coding sequences:
- a CDS encoding YncE family protein; the encoded protein is MISYREQLAKIGYSTSQSVLYRDFFLAPSSLREIMRSMDFPNKFWEEIPGDELDQNWTNEVQGCAFAHNRWFFTSNAEGKRLHVFDGPTGQKIKSWSLDNLPPPEPPLPGFSIYHVGAIIINGNQIYIDHWCDAGGQILVFEGDGATLNFSKWIPLKNPNGRVGMIAIDFTNRRVITSLGKINIDQVYLHDLDTGEFLNKTLTLNPGITDGCYAQGGFLSPNNHLYISSGQGGILDSSKGYQYIYCYSLLNGKLMNSIPVRSAAGRQELQGCCYANITREGKNVFIHAVLLENEPGAKDDIFLKSFTADLPELI
- a CDS encoding helix-turn-helix domain-containing protein, yielding MPKQANLVNHLDVSELKQNYLMSQDPVEARRWHVLWKVALGWTIKNSARAVGLGYQYAKKIVKNYNELGAEGVKNQRKKNQKHRQSGNRSLVL
- the cbiD gene encoding cobalt-precorrin-5B (C(1))-methyltransferase CbiD, whose translation is MNLSKPRSGYTLPVFACAAALAALHRLKNALQPIPSVSVDLIEPAETVEISIEQVAGIKEGMALAITRSDPGDNLDLTRNTPIWAMVEFQNRQNSSQQNLSDSESQITIQGGEGIGRQMNANEQPAIYAYARRLLQENLSRHLQAEEKITVTIILPEGRQLATRTSNEAFGVIEGLSLLGTSAISQPLSAPGQLDAYCEELRQKAGNFNELVLCVGENGLDLAKNLGVNPEQLVKTANWLGPILAVAGTVGLQSLLLFGYHGKLIKLAGGIFHTHHHLADGRLEILCAHCGNLGLPAQDLQAIFKCATAEDALQYLRTLDQAAGTDWVSLVYRAIAQKIDQRSQNYIRNHTEAGVLVGSVMFDRKRQIIVKSDLGASLLAKFC
- the guaA gene encoding glutamine-hydrolyzing GMP synthase gives rise to the protein MEEEAFVNRQMLVILDFGSQYSELIARRIRETQVYSEVLSYRTTAEQLRRLNPKGIILSGGPSSVYDAGAPHCDPEIWNLGVPVLGVCYGMQLMVQQLGGEVERAKRAEYGKASLLIDDPTDLLTNVDDGTTMWMSHGDSVTKLPDGFKVLAHTGNTSCAAVAHHDQKFYGVQFHPEVVHSIGGLALIRNFVYHICECEPTWTTEAFVEEAIREIQAKVGDKRVLLALSGGVDSSTLAFLLHRAIGDQLTCMFIDQGFMRKYEPERLVKLFKEQFHIDVEYVNARERFLSQIAGVTDPEKKRKIIGHEFIQVFEEESKRLGPFDYLAQGTLYPDVIESADTNVDPKTGERVAVKIKSHHNVGGLPKDLRFKLVEPLRKLFKDEVRKVGRSIGLPEEIVRRHPFPGPGLAIRILGEVTAERLNILRDADYVVRQEINQRGLYHEFWQAFAVLLPIRSVGVMGDQRTYAYPIVLRLISSEDGMTADWSRVPYDLLETLSNRIVNEVKGVNRVVYDITSKPPGTIEWE
- a CDS encoding cation diffusion facilitator family transporter, producing MLLDNRAKVRQVLLITLLLNLVVLVIKAGVGFLTGSLSLLADALHSVTDSANNILGLVTNQLASPHPDRDHPYGHQKFDAVGALGIAAFLGIACFEILKGGVDRLLNGGKPVNISPSELWLLLLVLGINIFVTYYERNVGQRIGSSILIADAKHTMSDVWVTILVIAGLIGVWQGLMWLDILLAFPVALLVFRSGWQVIKDNLPWLVDEMAIAPEAIHAMVIQVPGVINCHEIASRGIVGRQVFIEMHMIVDAEDVETAHQITEEVETRLQERYNPVRVMIHIEPPAYQSENITYKSESETN
- a CDS encoding DUF4327 family protein; this encodes MNLSTVRYSIDVIKDEARQLVSKGIVSRQQPIYSLCQYIPAREWACVENELERCNFLLRDRIGDLMGREVWDND